A single window of Methylobacterium nodulans ORS 2060 DNA harbors:
- a CDS encoding ABC transporter substrate-binding protein: MRASLASLLISSGLLVAMMTPGHAEIDVKVGVLNDMSGVYSDTGGKGSVIAAQMAVEDFARTSRDVHVEIVSADHQNKPDVGAGIARGWYDRDGVDAILDVPTSSVALAVNQVTREKNKIFINSGAGTADLTGKACSPNTIHWTYDTVALANGTGKAMLKRGGNTWYFLTADYAFGLALQNDTTAVIEKNGGKVLGASRVPFPSSDFSSFLLQAQASKAKVVGLANAGGDTINAVKQAHEFGLTESGQTLAALLIYVVDVHSLGLETAQGLTLTESFYWDLTPETRAFSERFMRRNDGKMPTMNQAGVYAGLLHYLKAIAATNSKDPQVTMAWMKSNPTDDPLFGKGYIRADGRKIHNMYLFEVKKPSESKGEWDVYKLLETIPGEQAFRPLSEGGCPLVGKS; the protein is encoded by the coding sequence ATGCGAGCGAGCCTAGCGAGCCTGCTTATTTCGTCCGGACTATTGGTCGCGATGATGACGCCGGGGCACGCGGAAATTGATGTGAAGGTTGGTGTGCTCAATGACATGTCCGGCGTGTACTCTGATACTGGCGGCAAGGGTTCGGTCATAGCTGCGCAGATGGCTGTCGAGGACTTTGCTAGGACCAGCAGGGATGTTCACGTCGAGATTGTCTCCGCCGATCATCAGAATAAGCCCGATGTTGGTGCTGGCATCGCCCGTGGTTGGTACGACCGAGATGGCGTCGACGCAATTCTCGACGTGCCAACCTCCTCTGTGGCGCTGGCTGTGAACCAAGTCACGCGTGAGAAGAACAAGATTTTCATCAACTCCGGTGCGGGTACTGCGGATCTCACGGGCAAGGCCTGTTCGCCTAACACGATCCATTGGACTTACGATACGGTCGCGCTAGCGAACGGCACCGGCAAGGCGATGCTCAAGCGCGGCGGCAATACCTGGTACTTTCTTACCGCAGATTACGCCTTCGGGCTTGCACTCCAGAACGACACGACGGCTGTCATCGAGAAGAATGGTGGCAAGGTCTTGGGTGCATCACGTGTTCCGTTCCCGTCCTCCGACTTCTCCTCGTTTCTCCTCCAAGCTCAAGCCTCAAAGGCAAAGGTCGTTGGGCTTGCAAACGCCGGCGGCGACACAATCAACGCTGTCAAGCAGGCGCACGAGTTTGGTCTGACAGAGAGCGGCCAGACGCTCGCGGCATTGCTTATTTACGTGGTCGATGTTCACTCGCTTGGGCTTGAGACGGCGCAGGGGTTAACATTGACGGAGTCGTTCTACTGGGATCTCACCCCAGAGACCCGGGCCTTCTCCGAGCGCTTTATGAGGCGTAACGATGGTAAGATGCCAACGATGAACCAAGCTGGCGTATACGCCGGTCTGCTGCACTACCTCAAGGCAATTGCGGCCACCAACTCGAAGGATCCTCAAGTCACAATGGCTTGGATGAAGTCCAACCCAACCGACGATCCTCTTTTCGGCAAGGGATACATTCGGGCGGATGGCCGCAAGATCCATAATATGTATTTGTTTGAAGTGAAAAAGCCGTCGGAGTCGAAGGGAGAGTGGGACGTCTACAAACTGCTGGAGACGATCCCAGGTGAGCAGGCGTTCCGTCCGCTCAGCGAGGGTGGTTGTCCCCTGGTTGGCAAGAGCTGA
- a CDS encoding OmpA family protein, which translates to MPASARRKLTHYSCGGLLAALMVLGAAEARAQNIVTEDEIVRALMPHGQTRGLTIAVQDRVAREGQTFLDSLRNRTSLAAAERERLAALSADKPSIALDIPFDFNSSRIGDAALPQVSTLGSSLARPELRDSTILIVGHTDGKGSDRVNQRLSERRAEAVKQYIVRNYDVPGANLISVGYGKSRLKVSNNPYAAANRRVTAINMSAPVVANRD; encoded by the coding sequence ATGCCTGCGTCTGCCCGTCGGAAATTGACCCATTACTCTTGCGGCGGACTGCTCGCTGCCCTGATGGTGCTCGGTGCGGCCGAGGCGCGCGCGCAGAATATCGTCACGGAGGACGAGATCGTGCGCGCGCTCATGCCGCACGGCCAGACCCGAGGCCTCACTATCGCCGTGCAGGACCGCGTCGCGCGGGAGGGCCAGACCTTCCTCGACTCCCTGCGCAACCGGACATCCCTCGCCGCGGCGGAGCGCGAGCGGCTCGCGGCCCTCTCGGCCGACAAGCCGAGCATTGCCCTCGACATCCCCTTCGACTTCAACTCGTCGAGGATCGGAGACGCGGCTTTGCCGCAGGTCAGCACGCTGGGATCGAGCCTGGCCCGCCCGGAACTGCGCGACAGCACGATCCTCATCGTCGGCCACACGGACGGGAAGGGGAGCGACCGCGTCAATCAGCGACTCTCCGAGCGGCGTGCGGAAGCGGTCAAGCAGTACATCGTCCGGAATTACGACGTCCCGGGCGCCAACCTGATTAGCGTCGGCTACGGCAAGAGCCGCCTGAAGGTGAGCAATAATCCCTATGCGGCCGCCAATCGCCGGGTGACGGCCATCAACATGTCGGCTCCCGTGGTCGCGAACCGTGACTGA